In Deinococcus seoulensis, the following are encoded in one genomic region:
- a CDS encoding DUF3560 domain-containing protein: MTGTEPNGTALYNLDDDTLRWTPDDRLDAGEYALVRAAGFKWWSRTGAWVAVWTPGREDHLLARVGEITHEADPDDPQARVQRFAGHAAAAVSRSEQRVAAALQGLPPGGEPIKVGHHSEKRHRRAIERSDQHMRAAALEDKKADYWRSRALGAERRARQKSDPGVVRRRIGRLQEQLRVHERTLAQAPDNRYAGRWHAHLTLRIAFEEGRLASLNPEPFAPVTAYRKGDVVVHKRWGKCQVVSVGRVNLKLQQLTGATVGWQWAAPPHEVKPWTEPPQE, encoded by the coding sequence GTGACCGGCACCGAACCGAACGGCACGGCCCTTTACAACCTGGATGACGATACGCTCCGCTGGACTCCGGACGACCGCCTGGACGCGGGCGAGTACGCCCTGGTCAGGGCGGCCGGGTTCAAGTGGTGGAGCCGCACCGGAGCCTGGGTCGCCGTGTGGACGCCCGGACGTGAGGATCACCTGCTCGCGCGGGTGGGGGAGATCACGCATGAGGCGGACCCGGATGACCCGCAGGCCCGCGTGCAGCGCTTCGCCGGTCACGCGGCGGCGGCCGTCAGCCGGTCTGAGCAGCGCGTCGCTGCGGCCCTGCAGGGCCTCCCGCCCGGCGGCGAACCGATCAAGGTCGGGCACCACAGTGAGAAGCGTCACCGCCGCGCCATCGAGCGCAGCGACCAGCACATGCGCGCCGCCGCCCTAGAGGACAAGAAAGCCGACTACTGGCGCAGCCGCGCCCTGGGCGCCGAACGCCGCGCCCGGCAGAAGTCCGACCCTGGCGTCGTGCGCCGCCGGATCGGTCGCCTGCAGGAGCAGCTGCGCGTCCACGAGCGCACGCTCGCCCAGGCCCCGGACAACCGGTACGCCGGGCGCTGGCACGCGCACCTGACGCTGCGGATCGCGTTCGAGGAGGGGAGACTGGCCAGCCTCAACCCCGAGCCGTTCGCGCCGGTCACCGCCTACAGGAAGGGCGACGTCGTGGTGCACAAACGCTGGGGCAAGTGCCAGGTCGTCAGCGTCGGGCGCGTCAACCTGAAACTCCAGCAGCTCACGGGCGCGACCGTCGGCTGGCAGTGGGCCGCGCCGCCCCACGAGGTCAAGCCCTGGACCGAGCCGCCGCAGGAATGA
- a CDS encoding DUF305 domain-containing protein, giving the protein MNSTHHDTQHSAAHTRHAPYRRFLGMLLASAAVMYVVMHFNTYQMDHVYFSWTRLYMTMMSTATMAVVMFLFMRGMYTDRTKNAALLAGSAVLFLSGLWLVRSQALVGDVAWMRAMIPHHSIAILTSERAQLKDPRVRALANGIIETQKREITEMKTYIRDLSSGQ; this is encoded by the coding sequence ATGAACTCCACGCATCACGACACCCAGCACTCCGCAGCGCACACCCGGCACGCGCCGTACCGACGGTTCCTGGGGATGCTACTGGCCTCGGCCGCCGTCATGTACGTGGTCATGCACTTCAACACGTACCAGATGGATCACGTGTACTTCAGCTGGACCCGCCTGTACATGACCATGATGTCGACGGCCACCATGGCCGTCGTCATGTTTCTGTTCATGCGGGGCATGTACACCGACCGGACGAAGAACGCGGCCTTGCTGGCCGGAAGTGCGGTGCTGTTCCTCAGTGGCCTGTGGCTGGTCCGGTCGCAGGCCCTGGTGGGTGACGTGGCGTGGATGCGGGCGATGATTCCGCATCACTCCATTGCCATTCTCACCAGTGAACGCGCGCAGCTGAAAGATCCGCGGGTGCGTGCACTGGCGAACGGCATCATCGAAACGCAGAAACGGGAGATCACGGAGATGAAAACGTACATCCGTGACCTGTCCAGCGGGCAGTGA
- a CDS encoding DUF305 domain-containing protein — translation MQIHTVLLTVLTATALTGTPALAQMNHSMHGAQTSPSGAVPTGLAQLTGKTFDRAYLSMMIAHHQGAIDMSQAVKGRLKDPQVKTWAAAVIRDQTLELTAMNGWLRTLGGIDTARRSVMAADMNGMVTALTAARNPDQAFVQGMLPHHASALDMANLALQRSSDARVLKLSRDIIKAQADEMYAFKLWLARSR, via the coding sequence ATGCAGATCCACACTGTCCTCCTGACTGTCCTGACGGCCACGGCACTCACCGGCACGCCCGCCCTGGCCCAGATGAACCACAGCATGCACGGCGCCCAGACCAGCCCCTCGGGTGCCGTCCCCACGGGCCTCGCGCAACTCACCGGGAAAACATTTGACCGCGCGTACCTTTCCATGATGATCGCCCACCATCAGGGTGCCATTGACATGAGTCAGGCTGTGAAAGGCCGCTTGAAGGACCCGCAGGTCAAAACGTGGGCCGCTGCCGTCATCCGCGATCAAACGCTTGAACTCACTGCCATGAACGGCTGGCTGAGAACGCTGGGCGGTATCGACACGGCGCGGCGCAGCGTGATGGCCGCCGACATGAACGGCATGGTCACCGCGCTCACTGCTGCCAGGAACCCGGATCAGGCGTTCGTGCAGGGCATGCTGCCCCATCACGCGTCCGCGCTGGACATGGCGAACCTCGCCCTGCAGCGCAGCAGTGACGCACGCGTGCTGAAACTCTCGCGTGACATCATCAAGGCGCAGGCGGATGAAATGTACGCCTTCAAGCTGTGGCTCGCGCGGTCCCGCTGA
- a CDS encoding winged helix-turn-helix domain-containing protein, with the protein MARILIVDDDPAILEILGAYLRAEDHTVLEAQDGLTGQARLVEADLAILDWMLPGISGLELARQQRQAHPDFPLLLLTARGEEEDRLHGLNVGADDYVTKPFSPREVVARVRALLRRARLHGRVSLGGLQLDEHARTAQLDGEDLTLSKLEFDLLLTLARHPGFVWSRDRLLDRVWGADFPGVERVVDVHMAGLRRKLQECPERPRFIETVRGVGYRFRDEP; encoded by the coding sequence ATGGCGCGCATTCTGATCGTAGACGATGACCCGGCCATCCTGGAGATCCTGGGAGCCTACCTGCGCGCCGAGGATCACACTGTCCTCGAAGCGCAGGACGGGCTTACCGGGCAGGCGCGGCTGGTGGAAGCGGACCTGGCCATCCTGGACTGGATGCTCCCAGGCATCAGCGGGCTGGAACTGGCCCGTCAGCAACGCCAGGCGCACCCGGACTTCCCGCTGCTGCTGCTGACCGCACGTGGAGAGGAAGAAGACCGCCTGCACGGCCTGAACGTCGGCGCGGACGATTACGTCACCAAGCCGTTCTCGCCGCGTGAAGTGGTGGCGCGCGTGCGGGCGCTGCTGCGCCGGGCGCGCCTGCACGGCCGCGTGTCACTCGGGGGACTGCAACTGGATGAGCACGCCCGGACAGCTCAACTGGACGGTGAGGATCTCACCCTGTCCAAACTCGAGTTTGACCTTCTGCTGACCCTGGCGCGTCACCCGGGGTTCGTCTGGTCGCGGGACCGACTGCTGGACCGGGTGTGGGGCGCTGATTTCCCCGGTGTTGAGCGGGTGGTGGACGTTCACATGGCGGGCCTGCGCAGGAAACTTCAGGAGTGCCCGGAACGGCCCCGGTTCATTGAAACGGTACGCGGCGTGGGCTACCGCTTCCGGGATGAACCGTGA
- a CDS encoding sensor histidine kinase: MKLFPRLFLGHLLVILVALAALFLMAELTAPSFYRHHVEQMVTLLGPEGRALRPDLENGMRRTLNAALIAAAPFAVLVAVVTAFLTSRRIVQSVQLLSEGSQALAVGRTGQRLPETGRDELAVLARNFNVMASSLERVEQDRVALIGNVGHELRTPLAALRGYAEALTDGVIAPERVSPAIAREVRTMERLASDLSMVSRVEAGQVALQPVTFHARELLMAAAERFEDAYRERQVALTWSEQSGPLAVRADFERSLQVLSNLLTNALRHVPDGGQVTVTACLAGRDVMFAVQDNGSGIPAEHLGRIFERFYRVDPARTRGEGSGVGLTIARGLAEQMGGCLEVKSGPAGSTFRFALPASSGGSP, from the coding sequence GTGAAACTCTTCCCCCGCCTGTTCCTGGGGCACCTGCTGGTGATCCTGGTGGCGCTGGCCGCCCTCTTCCTGATGGCAGAACTGACGGCACCCAGCTTCTACCGGCATCACGTGGAGCAGATGGTCACCCTGCTTGGCCCCGAGGGGCGCGCCCTGCGGCCCGACCTGGAGAACGGCATGCGCCGCACCCTGAACGCCGCCCTGATCGCCGCGGCGCCATTCGCGGTTCTGGTCGCTGTCGTCACGGCCTTCCTCACGTCCAGGCGGATCGTGCAGTCCGTGCAACTCCTGTCCGAGGGGAGTCAGGCGCTGGCCGTGGGGCGGACGGGACAGCGCCTTCCTGAAACGGGACGTGATGAACTGGCGGTCCTGGCCCGGAATTTTAACGTCATGGCCAGTTCGCTGGAACGGGTCGAGCAGGACCGCGTGGCGTTGATCGGGAACGTGGGGCATGAACTCCGCACGCCGCTGGCGGCCCTGCGGGGGTACGCGGAGGCCCTGACGGACGGGGTGATCGCCCCTGAGCGTGTGAGTCCAGCCATTGCCCGTGAGGTTCGCACCATGGAGCGGTTGGCCAGTGACCTGAGCATGGTGTCCAGGGTCGAGGCGGGGCAAGTTGCGCTGCAACCCGTGACCTTTCACGCGCGTGAGCTGCTCATGGCCGCAGCGGAACGCTTTGAGGACGCGTACCGGGAACGTCAGGTTGCACTCACGTGGTCAGAGCAGAGTGGCCCGCTGGCTGTCCGGGCGGACTTCGAGCGTTCACTGCAGGTCCTGTCGAACCTCCTCACGAACGCCCTGCGGCACGTGCCGGACGGGGGGCAGGTCACCGTGACGGCGTGCCTTGCGGGACGGGACGTCATGTTCGCGGTGCAGGACAACGGCAGCGGAATCCCGGCTGAGCATCTGGGCCGGATCTTCGAGCGGTTCTACCGCGTGGATCCCGCCCGGACGAGAGGGGAGGGCAGTGGCGTGGGCCTGACGATCGCCCGGGGGTTGGCGGAGCAGATGGGCGGATGCCTGGAGGTCAAGTCCGGCCCGGCGGGCAGCACCTTCCGCTTCGCCCTGCCTGCTTCGTCTGGAGGCTCGCCTTGA